CACTGGGGGCACTGGTGTggcactggggacactggggtgGCACTGGGGTGGTGTGTtactggggacactggggaggTGTTGGTTGACCCTGGGGACAGTGCTGTGGCACTGGGGACAAGTACTGTTGCACTGGGGACACTGGTGTGGCACTGGGGTGGTATGACCCAGGGGACGCTGCTGTGGCACTGGGGACACTGGTAGGGCACTGAGGAGCCGATCCCGCCCTCAGATGGCTCACTGGGGACACTGGAGCGGCACTGGACCCCCATGGAGGTTCTGAGGATCTGTCCCTGCGGCCCCCACCCGTCAGAGCAGGACGGTGCTGGCTGTCCCCTACAGGGTCCCCGTCCCACCCCATgtgtgggcagcctgggctgcagctcaggaGTGGTGACACCACCGGGAGGAGGTTGGGGACATGGGGTCACCAGCTCTGCGGGCGCCTGGAGCTCTGGGGACCCTGCCCCACGCCGCCATCCCTGTGCTGCACGGCGCAGAtaggggctggggacagcccacagcagggctgcctgTGCCCCGGGCCCTGCTGGTCCCAAATCTCCCCAGGCAGGAGCAACTGCTGCCCCTGATAACGTAATCTCACAGACCGGGGGCTGGGCATcgcctgtccccagggagggcCCTGCTGTCCCCCCCAAAGAGGCCCTGGGAGGTGACAAGGAGGGAGCATTAGTCACCATGGACCCAGCTGGGTGCAAACCCCTACCCTGCAGTCAccggctggggagcagggacgagccaccagccctgcacctgcagccccagggtCCTGGCGGGGCACCCGGTCCCCTCTTTGGTGCTAACAcccctctgctttttctcctgcagccccaaagGCTTCCCTAAGCTGAAGAATGACACGTTCCTGCGTGCAGCGCGCGGCGAGGAGACGGAGCACACCCCGGTGTGGTGCATGCGGCAGGCAGGGCGCTACCTGCCTGGTGAGTTGGTGGTGGCATGAGGGTTTGGGGGGCGGTGACAGGGGGGCCAGCATGCACCTTGTCACAGCTGCAGGTTCCTTGCAGAGTTTCGGGAGACCCGGGCTGCACAGGATTTCTTTGCCACTTGCCGGAGCCCCAAGTTGTGCTGTGAGCTGACGCTACAGGTGAGCGTCCCCCGGGGAGGCTGTGTGTCCACCATCCCCTCTggaatggggatggggagaaacCTTAGGTCTGGCCCTTACCTCCAGGTGGCCCCAGTAGGTTGTGCAGCCCAAATCTTAGCTCAGGGGTCCTTGGTTATCAGACAGGGCCCTGTCCCATCCTGGGGACCCCACTGCTGCACACGTGTGTCCCAGCCCCTCACTCATGCTGCCTCTTCCCCTCTGCTATCCACAGCCCCTCAGACGATTCCCCCTGGATGCTGCTATCATTTTCTCTGACATCTTGGTGGTGCCCCAGGTGAGAGTCATGGCTGGTGGCTGGgaatggggctggggctgggactgTTACTCCATTCTCCCCTGTTCCCAGGCACTGGGCATGGAGGTTGTCATGGTCCCTGGCAAAGGACCCACATTCCCAGAGCCCCTGAAGGAGGTGGAGGATCTGCTGAAACTACGGCAGAAGGTGGACGTGACCGCAGAGCTGGGTTACGTCTTCCAGGCCATCACGCTGACACGGCACAGCCTGGAGGGCAAAGTGCCCCTCATCGGCTTCTCCGGGGCACCTGTAAGTGACGAGGCTCTGCAAGGTGGGGTTCTCCGCTCTTCCCTCTGGGGTGACTCTCGTCCTGGCAccccccagagctgcagggaccAGCTCGTAGCCCTCCTACATGTGTAGGGGACATTAAacgcagagctgctgctgctgcttaggGGTCTATCTTCAACAACGACCCCATTACCAGCCCCTCGCATGTTTTCCATCTTAGTCACCCTCCTCACTCCGCTCCTCTCTTTCCCGCAGTGGACGCTTATGTCCTATATGATTGAAGGGGGTGGCTCCACTACAATGTCCAAGGCCAAGAGCTGGCTCTACCGTCACCCCGAAGCGAGCCACCAACTGCTGCGGCTGCTGGCTGACGTTGTCACCGACTACCTGGTGGGGCAGGTGGCTGCTGGAGCGCAGGTATGTCCTGGGGTGTGGGGACAGGTCCAGGCAGGGGGGCAGGGACTGCggacagggagcagagggggtCTGGCttctgggaggaggagggaccAAGGCACTGCATGGTGCCCGCAGCTCTCCCAGCTCCGTGCATCTGCCAGGCGCTCCAACTGTTCGAGTCGCACGCAGGGCACCTGGGCCCAGAGCAGTTTCAGGAGTTTGCCTTGCTGTACATCCGAGACATCGCTCGGGGAGTGAAGAGTAAGCTGAAAGCAGAGGCGCTGCCACTGGTACCCATGGTAAGTCAGAACTGCCTGAGGTGTCCGTGGTGTGAGAGCATGgccaggggagggaggggataAGAACGGGCTGGGAACCAGTGCAAAGGGCTGCCCTTGACAAGCCCCCCCAGTCCCAGTGCAGGGACTCAGCTCTAGGTACCTGTCACCAATGTAGCAGTGCATCTGTTCCTGGCATCCTGCACTCCAGCTGTTGGAGAGGGGCCTGACCCAGTTACTGCCcgtctcctccttccccagatCATCTTTGCGAAGGACGCACACTACGCCCTGGGTGACCTGGCCCAAGCTGGCTACGAGGTGGTCGGTCTTGACTGGACTATCCGGCCCCAGGAAGCTCGGTAAGAgtccagcacagcacccaggTGCCCACGCTGCACCCCAGAGCGGTTACCCTGACCATTTTGCCTGCCCTGGTGCCCTGCTGAATCCCAGGACTGGACATTTCTGGTTCAGAGAAACCAGAGGTGGGGATAGCCAGGCCCTGGTGCTCACAGTAGCCGGGAGCTGCACTGAGGGGTCCTGTGTGCCCCGTGGTGGGGTCTGCAGGCACCCATCTGCCCCCTGGTCTCTGCACCACATGCAGCAACTCACCTGCTTCCTTCTTACTGCAGTGCCCAGACAGGGAAAGATGTCACCCTGCAAGGGAACCTGGACCCCTGTGCTCTGTATGCACCCAAGGTGAGCTGTACACCTCCGGCCTCAGTTACCCCGCCTGTGACCCCGTCTCACGTCCCAGGCTGGATGCAGACTGATGGGGATGGGGGTACCCTGGGCTGACACGTGGTTTCCCACTGTGTCTGCAGGAGAAGATTGGGGAGCTGGTGAAGAAGATGCTGGAAGGTTTCGGGACCCAACGCTACATTGCCAACCTGGGCCACGGCCTCTACCCCGACATGAACCCCGAGCACGTGGGTGCCTTTGTGGAGGCTGTGCATGCTCATTCCCGCCACATCAACAAGCACAGCTGAGCCCGGGGCTTTAGGGACAGGACTGCAGTTTGGGCACAACCACCCTGAATACGGTGTTGTCACAGGGCTTGCTccaggctgggctccagcaTTAAACCAGCACCTTTTCCATGGCAGCTGCGTGGCTCTGGCTGGGGGGACGGGGCTTTCCAGCCCTGGAGAAGCTGAGCAGCGCTGCCAGCGGGGCACAAAGAGGTCAGGGGAACCACCGAGCTTCATCCTGGGGTCAGGATGGGGAAGCAGGGACACCTGGCAAGTGGGCgatgctgctccctgccaggccGTGTGTATTTTGTGCCACGTGCCTGCAGGAGTACAGAGGGCACCTCCTGGCACTAAGGATGCGCTCAGCCCCGCCAGGGAAGGGGTGCCTGAGGCTGGCAGCATCACAGACGGGGAGCTTGGGGTTcgcaccctgctgctgccccgaGCTCAGCGCGAGCAgtgccacagccctgctcaggtGAAAACTGGCAGCATGACACTGATCCAGGGTGTCCCAGTGTGGGTGGGAGACCCAGCAGGATTCACCTGCGGGACAGCACCCTCGAcgcaccagcaccaccagcacgCTGCTGCACTGGCTGGGacagcagcagacagcacaGCCATCACCTTCCTCACCCTCCTACAGCCTTTCTGGGACTGTCCTGCTGGACCTTCAGATCTCTGCCCAGACCCACATTTCCCCATCTCCTCTGATCCCTGGGGGCCAATTCTGCCTGGGGCTCAGCAAATCCTGCAGAAacaccctggggtgctggggacacaaCACTGCATCACCACATCCCACACCCCAGCACACTCAGTGCAGTGCAGGGTGAAGTAAGGCCCAGCTGCCGCTTGCTCCACCGCTGCTCTGTGCCCCTCCCTTggggtgcaggagctgggtgccACAGGGAGCTGAGATGCCTCGGAGAGCGGTGCTGCCTCGCAGCAACCCGGGGATGTGCCCTGCTTGCATTGGCCGGGCTGTCCGGAGCCCCCTccagcttcagaaaaacaaagtagaTACACGCAGTAACGTTCATCCCTTTTATTATTAAACATCAGATGAAGAGGtcgcacacacacatacacgcacgcacacaaaaaaaaaaaaaaagaaaaaagaaaaaaagagaaacagactgGTTGAAGAATGCTATTTCGGTGGCGACAGATACCGAGTACAATTGGTTTCCTGGCCGGAGCGCGGACAAAAGTcactttccaaaaataaaagtcaaaccAGACAGCAGATAACTAGCCCACATTCTCTAACTACAAGTCACCGTCCAGActggccccggcccccccagccctcccgaCCCGTcggaaaaaaatgaagcaaaacctAAGAGCCGCTGGCCAGGGGCCAAAGACTGCTGCGGGTTGGCgcagctgggacagggctgAGCATCCCTGCCTTCCCCGCGGGGTGGGATGGCAGAGGGAAGCCCAGACACCCCACGGCAGCGTGtggctgccccggccccgctccctcccaGCAGAAAGGCACCCCTTGGCGCACACGCACCCACGCACCTCGCACACTCACACGGGCGCCCGCAGGGAGAAGGCGAAAAACCGGGCGACGTCCAAGGGGCCCACGCCGCTCCTGCGCCGTCCTCTGCCAGCGTCCGTGTGCGTCCCAGAAAGTGCTGCTGAGTCCCTTCCTTTGCTGTCCTCaagtgctgggctgctgctcctccctccgtccatccgtccgtctgtccgtcccAGGGCTCCGAGTTGAGCAGATGTTTGCCTCCCCCCATACCCTTTTCTTGCTGCCGACAATGCCGTGGAAACCTGAGAATGTTCATgtgcctcctcctctttttgtctgtggttgtgttggtttttttttgtctttaaataatagttataataataataataataatagcaataataaaaataatcgCCCCAGCCCACGACAATTTCAAGTATCCCCcaaataaaagacagaattataaataattataactTTACAATTTAATAATTGACACATATACTATAGTATTTACAGTatcataaatgcttttttttttgtgttacttTTAGTAAGCAATCCCTGAGAACAGTTACTTTAACTTGTTTTATTGAAGTATCTTCACAAATAGAGGAGTTTGCATGTCTCGGGCGGGCGGGAGAAGCGCTCTGCAAAGCCATCGCTTTTGGTGACGCATGAGGTTCTAGTGTTGCGGGTTTCTTTgcttgctctttgttttttcccccaacataatttttaaagatttttgcaCTTTGCAACCTTCGGATCCCTCCAGCGACCACTTCCTTCAGGAAAGAGGTATTAGATTTCCAGGTTAGCTTTTGGTATTGGcaagggagggcaggggctgagcaaaCCATCCTTTTTCCCGTGGTTGCCTTTTGGTTTGTGCCCAAGGAATCTGGATCCTCTCAGCGTGTGAAATGGTTAAATCcgagaaagaaaataaaattaacaaaaaaaagaagaaagaaaataaaaaagaaacagaagaacagaacagagcagCCTCTGCCAATGGGGGGAAGGTCTTCTCcgctctccttccttcttctctcctgAGTCCCCGTGCCACGGCAGGACCCTGCCGTGAGAGTGGCGGCAGCCGGGGCTCACCCAAACCGTTCCCGCACCAGCAGCATCagttttttcttgcctttataGATTTGTTTGAGATTGTCAATGAACTGGGCAAACTGTATGTGCCCGTCCTGCGCCAGGAGGAAGGTCTCCCTGGCCTTGCTGAGGAACTCGATGAACTCCCCGTAGTGCCGCGGGCTGATGTGGGTGAGCCGGGAGTGGGTGGTGTTGATGTACGCGCTTATCGTGGCATCCAGCAGCTGCCGCAGGGGTGCTTTGTCGGTGGACATCAGCTTCCCCGAGTTCCTGCGGCCGGGGATGCCGGCCAGGCCTGGGGCCGTCATGGTACAGCGGCGGAGGATGTCCGACAGCACCGTGGCACAGTGCACGCTCTTCACCACCAGCGGGATGATGGCTGCCAGCTCGTTTTTGCCCAGAGAGTGGCTCAAGGCGCAGGCCCAGAGCACGTCGTTGATGGCCGGGTGAGTGTCCTGGTTGTAGGCCAGGTTGAGATGCGTCATGGCCAGCGAGGCCAGCTTGAAGGCCCGCAGCGGGTAGCCCCGGTGCTCCATGTAGCGGGCGATGGTGAAGAGCTGGGTGTAGGTCATGCCGGTGGAGGCGGCGTCGATGACGATCTGGTAGGCGGTCTCGAAGGCGATGTGGTCCTTCTCGCAGAGGGTGAGGGC
This Cygnus olor isolate bCygOlo1 chromosome 8, bCygOlo1.pri.v2, whole genome shotgun sequence DNA region includes the following protein-coding sequences:
- the UROD gene encoding uroporphyrinogen decarboxylase isoform X5 — encoded protein: MDPAGPKGFPKLKNDTFLRAARGEETEHTPVWCMRQAGRYLPEFRETRAAQDFFATCRSPKLCCELTLQPLRRFPLDAAIIFSDILVVPQALGMEVVMVPGKGPTFPEPLKEVEDLLKLRQKVDVTAELGYVFQAITLTRHSLEGKVPLIGFSGAPWTLMSYMIEGGGSTTMSKAKSWLYRHPEASHQLLRLLADVVTDYLVGQVAAGAQALQLFESHAGHLGPEQFQEFALLYIRDIARGVKSKLKAEALPLVPMIIFAKDAHYALGDLAQAGYEVVGLDWTIRPQEARAQTGKDVTLQGNLDPCALYAPKEKIGELVKKMLEGFGTQRYIANLGHGLYPDMNPEHVGAFVEAVHAHSRHINKHS
- the UROD gene encoding uroporphyrinogen decarboxylase isoform X1, with translation MAAPEGRTEARWRRPCGVRSSGERGKMAAPKGFPKLKNDTFLRAARGEETEHTPVWCMRQAGRYLPEFRETRAAQDFFATCRSPKLCCELTLQPLRRFPLDAAIIFSDILVVPQALGMEVVMVPGKGPTFPEPLKEVEDLLKLRQKVDVTAELGYVFQAITLTRHSLEGKVPLIGFSGAPWTLMSYMIEGGGSTTMSKAKSWLYRHPEASHQLLRLLADVVTDYLVGQVAAGAQALQLFESHAGHLGPEQFQEFALLYIRDIARGVKSKLKAEALPLVPMIIFAKDAHYALGDLAQAGYEVVGLDWTIRPQEARAQTGKDVTLQGNLDPCALYAPKEKIGELVKKMLEGFGTQRYIANLGHGLYPDMNPEHVGAFVEAVHAHSRHINKHS
- the UROD gene encoding uroporphyrinogen decarboxylase isoform X4, whose translation is MEGGERLAPKGFPKLKNDTFLRAARGEETEHTPVWCMRQAGRYLPEFRETRAAQDFFATCRSPKLCCELTLQPLRRFPLDAAIIFSDILVVPQALGMEVVMVPGKGPTFPEPLKEVEDLLKLRQKVDVTAELGYVFQAITLTRHSLEGKVPLIGFSGAPWTLMSYMIEGGGSTTMSKAKSWLYRHPEASHQLLRLLADVVTDYLVGQVAAGAQALQLFESHAGHLGPEQFQEFALLYIRDIARGVKSKLKAEALPLVPMIIFAKDAHYALGDLAQAGYEVVGLDWTIRPQEARAQTGKDVTLQGNLDPCALYAPKEKIGELVKKMLEGFGTQRYIANLGHGLYPDMNPEHVGAFVEAVHAHSRHINKHS
- the UROD gene encoding uroporphyrinogen decarboxylase isoform X2, producing MILGSWLRPGPGAGGGRPKGFPKLKNDTFLRAARGEETEHTPVWCMRQAGRYLPEFRETRAAQDFFATCRSPKLCCELTLQPLRRFPLDAAIIFSDILVVPQALGMEVVMVPGKGPTFPEPLKEVEDLLKLRQKVDVTAELGYVFQAITLTRHSLEGKVPLIGFSGAPWTLMSYMIEGGGSTTMSKAKSWLYRHPEASHQLLRLLADVVTDYLVGQVAAGAQALQLFESHAGHLGPEQFQEFALLYIRDIARGVKSKLKAEALPLVPMIIFAKDAHYALGDLAQAGYEVVGLDWTIRPQEARAQTGKDVTLQGNLDPCALYAPKEKIGELVKKMLEGFGTQRYIANLGHGLYPDMNPEHVGAFVEAVHAHSRHINKHS
- the UROD gene encoding uroporphyrinogen decarboxylase isoform X3; its protein translation is MAAPEGRTEARWRRPCGVRSSGERGKMAAPKGFPKLKNDTFLRAARGEETEHTPVWCMRQAGRYLPEFRETRAAQDFFATCRSPKLCCELTLQPLRRFPLDAAIIFSDILVVPQALGMEVVMVPGKGPTFPEPLKEVEDLLKLRQKVDVTAELGYVFQAITLTRHSLEGKVPLIGFSGAPWTLMSYMIEGGGSTTMSKAKSWLYRHPEASHQLLRLLADVVTDYLVGQVAAGAQALQLFESHAGHLGPEQFQEFALLYIRDIARGVKSKLKAEALPLVPMQCICSWHPALQLLERGLTQLLPVSSFPRSSLRRTHTTPWVTWPKLATRWSVLTGLSGPRKLVPRQGKMSPCKGTWTPVLCMHPRRRLGSW
- the UROD gene encoding uroporphyrinogen decarboxylase isoform X6 — encoded protein: MTRSCVQRAARRRSTPRCGACGRQGATCLPLRRFPLDAAIIFSDILVVPQALGMEVVMVPGKGPTFPEPLKEVEDLLKLRQKVDVTAELGYVFQAITLTRHSLEGKVPLIGFSGAPWTLMSYMIEGGGSTTMSKAKSWLYRHPEASHQLLRLLADVVTDYLVGQVAAGAQALQLFESHAGHLGPEQFQEFALLYIRDIARGVKSKLKAEALPLVPMIIFAKDAHYALGDLAQAGYEVVGLDWTIRPQEARAQTGKDVTLQGNLDPCALYAPKEKIGELVKKMLEGFGTQRYIANLGHGLYPDMNPEHVGAFVEAVHAHSRHINKHS